One window of the Carnobacterium maltaromaticum DSM 20342 genome contains the following:
- a CDS encoding N(4)-(beta-N-acetylglucosaminyl)-L-asparaginase, translating into MTYGMIATWRMAYDGVASMTEALKNGEGAGTALVEAIKKVEDYPFYKSVGYGGFPNEECILEMDAAYMDGDTFDIGAVAGIQDVKNPIAVAEALSHERFNSFLVGAGATKFAKQAGFDCRNMVTARAKRLWELRLEEIQKHNLSPYDGHDTVGAVALDLNKKMVAGTSSSGLFMKKSGRVGDSPLSGSGFYVDSEIGGATATGLGEDLMKGCLSYEIVRLMGTGMHPQAAADQVVYGFSDLLEKRKGKAGAFSLVCMNKNGEWGVATNVEFSFAVATEKEAAEIYLAYPAENKTTRIEVADKAWLDAYEARIKKPVD; encoded by the coding sequence ATGACATATGGAATGATTGCTACATGGCGTATGGCTTATGATGGTGTTGCATCAATGACAGAAGCGTTAAAAAACGGTGAAGGCGCAGGCACTGCTTTGGTTGAGGCGATTAAAAAAGTTGAAGATTACCCGTTTTATAAATCGGTGGGGTATGGAGGCTTCCCTAATGAAGAATGTATTCTTGAGATGGATGCTGCTTATATGGATGGAGATACATTTGATATTGGAGCAGTTGCTGGTATTCAAGATGTGAAGAATCCAATTGCAGTAGCTGAAGCTTTGAGTCATGAACGATTCAATTCCTTTTTAGTAGGTGCAGGGGCAACAAAATTTGCTAAGCAAGCAGGTTTCGATTGTCGAAATATGGTAACAGCACGTGCTAAGCGTTTATGGGAATTGCGTTTGGAAGAAATCCAAAAGCATAATTTAAGTCCTTATGATGGTCACGATACAGTTGGTGCAGTTGCCTTAGATTTAAATAAAAAAATGGTAGCAGGAACTTCTAGTAGTGGTCTATTTATGAAAAAAAGTGGACGTGTTGGGGATTCACCATTATCTGGTTCTGGCTTTTATGTCGATAGTGAAATTGGTGGTGCAACGGCTACAGGTTTAGGAGAAGATTTAATGAAAGGGTGTTTAAGCTACGAAATTGTCCGCTTAATGGGAACTGGTATGCATCCTCAAGCTGCTGCAGATCAAGTGGTTTATGGTTTTTCTGATTTACTAGAAAAGCGGAAAGGGAAAGCCGGAGCATTTTCATTAGTCTGTATGAATAAGAACGGTGAATGGGGAGTCGCAACGAATGTTGAATTTTCTTTTGCAGTCGCAACTGAAAAGGAAGCTGCAGAAATTTATTTAGCATATCCTGCCGAAAATAAAACGACGAGAATCGAAGTTGCAGATAAAGCCTGGTTAGATGCCTATGAAGCGCGAATTAAAAAGCCTGTAGACTAA
- a CDS encoding GntR family transcriptional regulator, LSA1692 subfamily gives METNKQGIYIEVAEQLHERIQNETYSAAQKLPSEYELAKEFKVSRLTIRKAVDELIKKDILIKYKGKGTYIMTQQQKIQSGRGGLQGFTEAAEAYGLSSKTHVIEFELVESAPDSILKALELSEGDKLYHVKRLRLANDEPMTVEDMYIDEKYLPTINQELASQSLFGLIEKEADIAYSHQEVEAVLVNEEMSQLLDVSIGDPMLLVHSVTYSVTGKPLLHDTSYYRADKYTFKNTLHRFK, from the coding sequence ATGGAAACCAACAAGCAAGGTATTTATATAGAGGTAGCAGAACAATTACATGAACGAATTCAAAATGAAACGTACAGTGCAGCGCAAAAATTGCCTTCCGAATATGAACTAGCCAAGGAATTTAAGGTTAGTCGGTTAACAATCCGTAAAGCAGTAGATGAGTTAATTAAAAAGGATATTTTAATTAAGTATAAAGGTAAGGGTACCTACATTATGACCCAACAGCAAAAAATTCAAAGTGGTCGTGGTGGGTTGCAAGGATTTACTGAAGCTGCAGAAGCTTATGGGTTAAGTTCGAAGACTCATGTCATTGAATTTGAGTTGGTTGAATCAGCACCAGATTCAATTTTAAAAGCGTTAGAATTATCAGAAGGAGATAAATTGTACCATGTCAAACGTTTAAGATTAGCCAATGATGAGCCAATGACAGTGGAAGATATGTATATTGATGAAAAATATTTGCCAACTATTAATCAGGAGTTAGCTAGTCAGTCTTTATTTGGCTTAATTGAAAAAGAAGCCGATATTGCCTATTCTCATCAAGAAGTAGAAGCCGTTTTAGTTAATGAAGAAATGAGTCAGCTGTTAGATGTTTCAATTGGAGATCCGATGCTGCTAGTTCATTCGGTGACCTATTCCGTAACAGGTAAACCATTATTACATGATACATCCTATTACCGAGCGGATAAATACACATTTAAAAATACATTGCATCGTTTTAAGTAA
- a CDS encoding PTS sugar transporter subunit IIB: protein MSKKKIYLFCDAGMSTSIMVNKMQAVANEHGMPLEISAYPVARAAEVVETEKPICILLGPQVRFLLQKTKDKFEPLGIPVGGIDPEIYGMMDGEKALKEALKLIKSQKK from the coding sequence ATGAGTAAGAAAAAGATTTATTTATTTTGTGATGCAGGGATGTCAACAAGTATTATGGTTAATAAAATGCAAGCGGTAGCAAATGAACATGGGATGCCTTTAGAAATTTCAGCCTATCCAGTTGCTAGGGCCGCTGAAGTAGTAGAAACTGAAAAACCGATTTGTATTCTGCTAGGTCCACAAGTTCGCTTTTTATTACAAAAAACAAAAGATAAATTTGAACCATTAGGGATTCCTGTTGGAGGGATTGATCCCGAAATTTATGGCATGATGGATGGCGAAAAAGCGTTAAAGGAAGCCTTGAAGTTGATTAAAAGTCAGAAAAAATAA
- the celB gene encoding PTS cellobiose transporter subunit IIC, giving the protein MKKVLDGMERVLMPLAKIIGENKYLIAIRDGFLISTPMLIIGSLFLLIANFPWTPFGDFMASFLGADWASKMSVPASASFDVMAILAVVGIGYSLGKQFDIDAIAAAVLSLVTFFMVTPFFTNYTLEGTEEVVQVTSLPLEWMGSKGLFLGIIVALLGTRIFAAVIKKGWVIKMPPGVPPTVVKSFEALIPGFIVIFIFFVISWVFTLTSYGSLQLFIFQFLQTPLLSLGNTLGAMVIAYLFLHFFWFFGINGSSVVGAVFNPVLRALSVENLDAYKNGLPIPNIITGQFQDMFATFGGAGSTLSLIVVMIFVCKSQRIKKLSQLSLVPGIFGINEPIIFGLPIVLNPILLIPFALVPTINIVIAYFAMSWGWVPFTNGIQLPWTMPIIISGFLVSGWQGAVLQGLLFILGMFIYYPFIKVLDDQYLIDEQVATVAEEEDDISFDDFDFEDL; this is encoded by the coding sequence ATGAAAAAAGTTTTAGACGGTATGGAACGTGTATTGATGCCACTTGCGAAGATTATTGGAGAGAATAAGTATTTGATTGCGATTCGAGATGGCTTTTTGATTTCGACACCGATGCTAATTATTGGTTCATTATTTCTTTTAATTGCCAACTTTCCTTGGACGCCATTTGGTGATTTTATGGCTAGTTTTTTAGGAGCCGATTGGGCTTCTAAAATGTCTGTTCCAGCTTCAGCTAGCTTTGATGTCATGGCGATTTTAGCAGTCGTAGGTATTGGGTACAGTTTAGGGAAGCAATTTGATATTGATGCCATTGCAGCAGCAGTTTTATCACTGGTCACTTTTTTTATGGTAACCCCATTTTTTACAAATTATACCCTTGAAGGGACCGAAGAGGTTGTTCAAGTTACAAGTTTACCATTAGAGTGGATGGGTTCAAAAGGTTTATTCCTAGGCATTATTGTTGCCTTATTGGGGACCAGAATCTTTGCGGCTGTGATTAAAAAAGGGTGGGTGATTAAAATGCCACCGGGTGTTCCACCAACAGTTGTGAAATCATTTGAAGCGCTAATTCCAGGATTTATTGTTATCTTTATTTTCTTTGTTATCAGTTGGGTATTTACGTTAACATCCTATGGTAGCTTGCAATTATTTATTTTCCAATTTTTACAAACACCGTTATTAAGCTTAGGAAATACACTAGGTGCAATGGTGATTGCCTATTTATTCTTACATTTCTTCTGGTTTTTTGGAATCAATGGTTCAAGTGTTGTTGGAGCTGTTTTTAATCCGGTGCTGAGAGCTTTATCAGTTGAAAATCTAGATGCCTATAAAAATGGCTTGCCAATTCCGAATATTATCACAGGTCAATTTCAAGATATGTTTGCGACGTTTGGTGGGGCAGGTTCAACTCTTTCTTTAATTGTCGTCATGATTTTTGTTTGTAAAAGCCAACGAATTAAAAAATTATCACAACTGTCCCTTGTTCCTGGAATTTTTGGAATTAATGAACCAATTATTTTTGGCTTACCCATTGTTTTAAATCCAATTTTATTGATTCCGTTTGCATTAGTTCCAACGATTAATATCGTGATTGCTTACTTTGCTATGTCTTGGGGCTGGGTACCTTTTACAAATGGAATTCAGTTGCCTTGGACGATGCCAATTATTATTTCTGGGTTTTTAGTTAGTGGTTGGCAAGGGGCTGTATTACAAGGCCTGCTATTTATTTTGGGAATGTTTATTTATTATCCATTTATTAAAGTGCTAGATGACCAATATTTAATTGATGAGCAAGTAGCTACGGTTGCTGAAGAAGAGGATGATATTTCCTTTGACGATTTTGATTTTGAAGATTTATAA
- a CDS encoding GrdB-related putative oxidoreductase — protein sequence MIKVVLILNHVQAGMGSDENALLAPGGKKSPIGPGMTLEPLIESFGGTIVATLYCGDRYFLENEAEVKKKFIGFSKKFEADAVLCGPAMHYPNFGEMCGSLAKAMNENGIPAIAAMSAENPATANYQHDIPIVKMPKKGGIGLNDSFKHMAQLVVAKGKLEDTARLEAEFCF from the coding sequence ATGATTAAAGTAGTTTTAATTTTAAATCATGTCCAAGCCGGCATGGGGAGTGATGAAAATGCACTATTAGCTCCAGGTGGAAAGAAAAGCCCGATTGGACCTGGGATGACTTTAGAACCATTAATTGAATCTTTTGGTGGTACTATCGTAGCAACTCTGTATTGTGGCGATCGTTATTTTTTAGAAAATGAAGCTGAGGTCAAAAAGAAATTTATTGGTTTTTCTAAAAAATTTGAAGCAGATGCTGTTTTATGTGGTCCTGCCATGCACTATCCAAACTTTGGAGAAATGTGTGGTTCGCTAGCCAAAGCTATGAATGAAAATGGGATCCCAGCAATTGCTGCCATGTCAGCTGAAAATCCAGCTACTGCAAACTATCAACATGATATTCCTATTGTAAAAATGCCTAAAAAAGGCGGAATCGGTTTAAATGATTCCTTTAAACATATGGCGCAGTTAGTTGTGGCAAAAGGAAAGTTGGAAGATACAGCGCGTTTAGAAGCGGAATTTTGTTTTTAA
- a CDS encoding Sapep family Mn(2+)-dependent dipeptidase has translation MHEQIKAAVKGKEAEFLAGLKKVMKVDSVKGLAETGAPFGNGPKKALETALDLASALGFETKIVSDAVGYAQYGTNNDEYIGVVGHLDVVEAGSGWSYPPFDLTLENGVLYGRGVLDNKGPAISTLYALAVLKELNIPLSKTIRILFGTDEESGSADIPLYLATEKPPIYGFTPDCKYPAVYGERGLVGIEIVTVMPEKELKQISNFKGTFTRSSVPDHLEVTLKNGEEILIEGKRAPSNAPEMGENVLTKFAEIATNEHFFTGELADYFSWLATALHLKHDGSGLGIDFSDQASGKLMLTPYAFKIEKNKVHLTLSIRYPVSVTEENILVELKQHLPMDSQLQIIRKMPATSFPLDHPMLKIMQEVYEECTGMDGTPVTTTGATYARTMPNIVAFGPSFPGQKGIAHNKDEYMDLTDLMKNMEIYAVTMAELAK, from the coding sequence ATGCATGAACAAATAAAAGCAGCTGTTAAGGGAAAAGAAGCCGAATTTTTGGCTGGATTGAAAAAAGTCATGAAAGTGGATAGTGTTAAAGGTCTTGCTGAAACTGGAGCTCCTTTCGGGAACGGTCCGAAAAAGGCTTTAGAAACAGCTTTAGATTTAGCTAGCGCACTGGGGTTTGAAACAAAGATAGTTAGTGATGCTGTGGGGTATGCTCAATATGGAACGAATAATGACGAGTATATTGGCGTTGTTGGGCATTTGGATGTTGTTGAGGCCGGTAGTGGTTGGTCTTATCCGCCATTTGATTTAACCTTAGAAAACGGAGTTTTATATGGCCGTGGTGTCTTAGATAATAAAGGACCAGCCATCAGTACCTTATATGCTTTAGCTGTGTTAAAGGAGTTAAATATCCCTTTGAGTAAAACCATTCGGATTTTATTTGGTACAGATGAGGAAAGTGGTTCAGCCGATATCCCTCTTTATTTAGCCACCGAAAAACCGCCAATCTATGGATTTACGCCAGATTGTAAGTATCCAGCTGTATATGGGGAGCGTGGCTTAGTTGGGATTGAAATCGTAACAGTAATGCCTGAAAAAGAGTTAAAACAGATCTCTAACTTTAAAGGGACTTTTACTCGTAGTTCCGTACCCGATCATTTAGAAGTTACCTTGAAAAACGGGGAAGAAATTCTGATTGAGGGCAAACGAGCTCCAAGTAATGCACCTGAAATGGGAGAGAATGTTCTGACTAAATTTGCTGAAATAGCAACGAATGAACACTTTTTTACAGGGGAATTAGCTGATTATTTTAGCTGGTTGGCAACAGCACTCCACCTTAAACATGATGGGTCTGGTTTAGGTATTGATTTCTCAGATCAAGCTTCAGGAAAATTAATGCTAACACCCTATGCGTTTAAAATAGAGAAAAACAAAGTTCATTTAACACTTTCAATTCGCTATCCGGTCTCTGTCACTGAAGAAAACATTCTAGTGGAATTGAAACAGCATTTACCAATGGATAGTCAACTTCAAATTATTCGGAAAATGCCTGCAACTTCGTTTCCGTTAGACCATCCTATGTTAAAAATAATGCAGGAAGTCTATGAAGAATGTACAGGAATGGATGGTACACCAGTGACTACAACAGGTGCAACGTATGCGAGAACTATGCCAAATATTGTTGCTTTTGGTCCGTCTTTCCCAGGTCAAAAAGGGATTGCTCATAATAAGGATGAATATATGGATTTGACTGATTTAATGAAGAATATGGAGATTTACGCAGTGACTATGGCTGAATTAGCTAAATAA
- a CDS encoding YdcF family protein, translating into MVLYYLTLFFFIIFAVSYIQDRRKIINGFLLNLFLFSGCMLLAFQAYETQNPILMTIFIILVAIFSFFALFGAVLLMGFSFWNARTVIKKEGRNFSNLLTLFLGFGILFMIILSFFDLNALFPSYVVSIISFIYLVIFYFFFIFVNFLVASLVYQLYRPRLNKHFVIVLGSGLIDGHIVPPLLANRIKKALAFYDRQAAKTSPPKIIFSGGRGDDEKLAESVAMRAYAIEHGLPADDALIEDRSVNTLQNMLYSKEIMDTRMKGQKYKVIFSTNNFHLFRAGIYAKKAGLNAQGIGAKTAFYFWPNAMIREFIAIIVMHKKFHLLLIGSMALVGILLQLALWYSNTH; encoded by the coding sequence ATGGTTTTATATTATCTAACGTTGTTTTTCTTTATTATTTTTGCTGTCTCTTACATTCAAGATCGACGTAAAATTATCAATGGTTTTTTATTAAATCTGTTCTTATTTTCAGGCTGTATGTTACTTGCCTTTCAAGCTTATGAGACACAAAACCCCATTTTAATGACTATTTTTATTATTCTTGTTGCAATTTTTTCTTTCTTTGCTCTATTCGGAGCGGTCTTATTAATGGGTTTCTCATTTTGGAATGCACGAACTGTAATAAAAAAAGAAGGACGTAACTTTTCGAATCTACTCACACTCTTCTTGGGCTTTGGTATTTTGTTTATGATTATACTTTCTTTTTTCGATTTAAATGCCCTGTTTCCTAGTTACGTTGTTTCGATTATCAGCTTTATTTATCTAGTTATCTTTTATTTCTTTTTTATCTTCGTCAATTTCTTAGTTGCTTCGCTCGTTTATCAACTTTATCGTCCTCGCTTAAATAAACATTTTGTCATTGTTTTAGGAAGTGGCTTAATTGATGGACATATCGTCCCACCTTTATTAGCAAATCGTATCAAAAAAGCCCTGGCATTTTACGATCGGCAAGCAGCTAAAACCTCACCACCAAAAATTATTTTTTCAGGTGGGCGTGGGGATGACGAAAAACTAGCCGAGTCTGTTGCTATGCGAGCCTACGCTATTGAACATGGTTTGCCGGCAGACGATGCTTTAATTGAGGACCGTTCTGTAAATACTTTACAAAATATGCTCTATTCGAAAGAAATTATGGATACTAGAATGAAGGGACAAAAATACAAAGTTATCTTTTCAACAAATAATTTTCATTTGTTCCGTGCTGGAATTTATGCGAAAAAAGCTGGCCTAAATGCTCAAGGTATTGGCGCAAAAACAGCCTTTTACTTTTGGCCAAATGCAATGATTCGTGAGTTTATCGCTATTATCGTGATGCATAAAAAATTCCATCTTTTATTGATTGGCTCGATGGCTTTAGTTGGGATTTTGCTACAATTAGCCCTCTGGTATTCTAATACCCATTAA
- a CDS encoding NUDIX hydrolase, whose translation MDVKRFGTKIDEQDYHIRIGVYILILNQAKDQLLLVSPPNGAYLLPGGEIEGNETNEETLHREVMEELGCEIEIGTYLGEAEDFYYSTFRKKYYHNPGYFYVAKSWHKKCAPLEDFNGLEWMDIPTAIEKLKRGSHKWAVEQYLALEK comes from the coding sequence ATGGACGTAAAACGTTTTGGAACTAAAATTGACGAACAAGACTATCATATCCGAATTGGGGTCTATATATTGATCTTGAATCAAGCGAAAGATCAACTTTTGTTAGTTTCACCACCAAATGGGGCCTATCTATTGCCAGGGGGCGAAATAGAAGGAAACGAGACAAATGAAGAAACGCTTCATCGAGAAGTTATGGAAGAATTAGGCTGTGAAATTGAAATTGGAACATATCTAGGTGAAGCTGAAGACTTCTACTATTCTACATTCAGAAAAAAGTATTATCATAATCCGGGCTATTTTTATGTAGCCAAAAGTTGGCATAAAAAATGTGCGCCTTTAGAAGATTTTAATGGGTTAGAGTGGATGGATATTCCCACAGCAATAGAAAAATTAAAACGCGGTAGCCATAAATGGGCAGTTGAACAATATCTAGCATTAGAAAAATAA
- a CDS encoding organic hydroperoxide resistance protein gives MPDSKQLYQTKAINTGGRNGESHLPDGSFSVKISTPKDMGGKGQGSNPEQLFALGYSACFNSALELVMGQEKVSGKSQVTATVELLSDPSDNGFKLAVELDVAIEGKELDQVQELADKAHHVCPYSKATSGNIDVTVKAVAFQEI, from the coding sequence ATGCCAGATTCTAAACAGTTGTACCAAACAAAAGCGATTAATACAGGTGGTCGTAATGGTGAAAGTCATTTACCAGATGGATCTTTCTCAGTTAAAATTTCTACACCTAAAGATATGGGTGGCAAAGGGCAAGGAAGCAATCCTGAGCAATTATTTGCTTTAGGATATAGCGCATGCTTTAATTCTGCCTTAGAGCTTGTTATGGGCCAAGAAAAAGTTAGCGGAAAATCTCAAGTTACAGCTACAGTTGAGCTACTTTCTGATCCAAGTGATAATGGTTTTAAATTAGCTGTTGAATTGGATGTTGCTATTGAAGGTAAAGAGTTAGATCAAGTTCAAGAACTTGCTGATAAAGCACACCACGTTTGTCCATATTCTAAAGCAACTAGCGGTAATATTGATGTGACTGTCAAAGCTGTTGCTTTCCAAGAAATTTAA